One Epinephelus fuscoguttatus linkage group LG10, E.fuscoguttatus.final_Chr_v1 genomic window carries:
- the evi5b gene encoding EVI5-like protein isoform X5, with protein MSLSWLLETDSKSLRSMNGSRRNSGSSLVSSSSASSNLSHLEEDSWILWGRIVNEWEDVRKKKEKQLKDLVRKGIPHHFRAIVWQLLCNAQNMPIKDQYSELLKMTSPCEKLIRRDIARTYPEHEFFKEKDSLGQEVLFNVMKAYSLVDREVGYCQGSAFIVGLLLMQMPEEEAFCVFVKLMQDYRLRELFKPSMAELGLCMYQFESMIQEHLPELHMHFQAQSFHTSMYASSWFLTIFLTSFPLPVATRIFDIFMCEGLEIVFRVGLAILQMNQTELIQLDMEGMLQHFQKVIPHQLDSGPDKVIQAAYQVKYNAKKMKKLEKDYTTIKTKEMEEQVEIKRLRTENRLLKQRIDTLEKESASLADRLIQGQVTRAQEAEENYLVKRELATVKQQSEEASAQLEQAKTTIRQLQQQQQPHAKGAPRYSEESVLQLERELVQARLKEAESQCALKEMQDKILDMEKRNTSLPDDTNVARLQEELIGVKLREAEALTGLKELRQQVRDLEEHWQRHLARTAGRWKDSPRKNTVSELQDELMSVRLREAEAQAELRETRQRMLELETQNQIHSNQLRRAEQESRCLQECVQTLTLQNKDLHVQLQEIKRRQAEIECKSKEEVMAVRLREADNIAAMAELQQQISELEIQKEEGKVQGQLNHTDSSQYISDLKDQIKELKQEICCLKAQRGLANQPAFDGIHIVNHYAGDDGSYQSSDEDGVKVPNLQDTQQRSGGRIRLRPNLGDTDSEEEEEDEEALRLSVPQSGSQKSTTV; from the exons ATGAGTTTATCTTG GCTGCTGGAGACAGACAGCAAGTCGCTGCGCTCCATGAATGGCTCCAGACGAAACAGTGGCTCCTCCCTGGTGTCcagctcctctgcctcctccaacCTCTCCCACCTCGAGGAGGACTCTTGGATCCTGTGGGGACGAATCGTCAATGAGTGGGAGGATGTACGcaagaagaaggagaagcagCTCAAG gaTCTCGTCAGAAAAGGGATTCCTCACCACTTTCGGGCAATCGTGTGGCAGCTGTTGTGTAATGCCCAGAATATGCCCATCAAGGATCAGTACTCGGAGCTCCTGAAGATGACGTCGCCCTGCGAGAAGCTGATTCGCAGAGACATCGCCCGCACTTATCCCGAACACGAATTCTTCAAGGAGAAAGACAGCTTGGGCCAGGAAGTGCTCTTCAATGTCATGAAG GCATACTCTCTGGTTGACCGGGAGGTTGGCTATTGTCAAGGGAGTGCGTTCATTGTTGGACTGCTCCTCATGCAG ATGCCAGAAGAGgaggctttctgtgtgtttgtgaagttgATGCAAGACTACAGATTACGAGAGCTCTTCAAACCCAGTATGGCTGAGCTGGGACTCTGCATGTACCAGTTTGAGTCCATGATCCAG GAGCACCTCCCAGAGCTGCACATGCATTTCCAGGCTCAGAGCTTTCACACTTCCATGTATGCCTCCTCCTGGTTCCTCACCATCTTCCTCACCTCCTTCCCTCTGCCCGTCGCCACGAGGATCTTTGACATCTTCATGTGTGAG GGTCTGGAGATAGTTTTCCGTGTGGGACTGGCCATCCTTCAGATGAACCAGACCGAACTCATCCAGCTTGACATGGAGGGAATGTTACAG CACTTTCAGAAGGTCATCCCACACCAGCTCGACAGTGGACCAGATAAGGTCATCCAAGCTGCTTATCAAGTTAAATACAATGCCAAGAAGATGAAAAA GTTAGAAAAAGATTACACTACAATCAAAACTAAAGAGATGGAGGAGCAGGTGGAAATAAAG CGGCTGCGCACAGAGAACAGGCTCCTGAAGCAGAGGATAGACACACTAGAGAAA GAAAGTGCTTCCTTGGCAGATAGATTGATCCAG GGACAAGTGACTCGAgctcaggaggcagaggagaactACCTGGTCAAGCGGGAGCTGGCCACAGTCAAACAGCAGAGCGAGGAGGCCAGTGCTCAGCTGGAGCAGGCCAAGACAACCATCAggcagctccagcagcagcagcagccgcatGCG aagggAGCCCCTCGGTACTCTGAGGAGTCCGTCCTGCAGCTGGAGAGAGAGCTCGTGCAGGCCAGGCTGAAGGAGGCGGAGTCTCAGTGTGCTCTCAAGGAGATGCAAGACAAGATCCTGGATATGGAAAAG AGGAACACATCGCTGCCAGATGACACCAACGTGGCACGTCTTCAAGAGGAGCTGATAGGGGTGAAGCTGAGAGAGGCGGAGGCTCTGACCGGCCTGAAAGAGTTGAGACAGCAGGTCAGAGACCTGGAGGAGCACTGGCAG CGTCACTTGGCACGCACTGCTGGTCGCTGGAAGGACAGCCCCAGGAAAAACACAGTGAGCGAGCTGCAGGACGAGCTGATGAGCGTGAGGCTGCGTGAGGCCGAGGCACAGGCAGAGCTGCGAGAGACACGGCAGAGGATGCTGGAGCTGGAGACACAG AATCAGATTCACAGTAACCAGCTGCGACGGGCGGAACAGGAGAGTCGCTGTCTTCAGGAGTGCGTGCAAACATTGACGCTGCAAAATAAAGACCTGCATGTGCAACTGCAAGAGATCAAGCGGAGACAAGCTGAGATTGAATGCAAG agtAAAGAAGAGGTGATGGCAGTGAGGCTGCGGGAGGCCGACAACATTGCTGCTATGGCTGAACTCCAGCAGCAGATCTCAGAGCTTGAGATTCAG AAAGAAGAAGGAAAGGTCCAGGGCCAGCTGAACCACACAGACTCAAGCCAGTACATCAGCGACCTCAAAGACCAGATAAAGGAACTCAAACAGGAG ATTTGCTGCTTAAAAGCACAGAGGGGCTTGGCCAATCAGCCCGCTTTTGATGGGATCCACATCGTCAATCACTATGCGGGGGATGATGGGTCTTACCAGTCTTCAGACGAGGATGGAGTCAAGGTCCCGAACCTCCAGGACACCCAGCAGAGGAGCGGTGGCCGTATCAGACTGCGCCCCAACCTCGGGGACACcgacagtgaggaggaggaggaggatgaggaggccCTGCGACTCTCCGTACCTCAGAGCGGCAGTCAAAAGTCCACCACGGTGTGA
- the evi5b gene encoding EVI5-like protein isoform X1 has product MVFFDSVVGAVTAVFEPPVCSNGSNFSLSNEPQVATDKVAGKLSSTLSWVKNSVSHTVSQMASQVATPTSLQTTTTSSSTSLSSPALSPSSPAQLSPDDVELLAKLEEQNRLLETDSKSLRSMNGSRRNSGSSLVSSSSASSNLSHLEEDSWILWGRIVNEWEDVRKKKEKQLKDLVRKGIPHHFRAIVWQLLCNAQNMPIKDQYSELLKMTSPCEKLIRRDIARTYPEHEFFKEKDSLGQEVLFNVMKAYSLVDREVGYCQGSAFIVGLLLMQMPEEEAFCVFVKLMQDYRLRELFKPSMAELGLCMYQFESMIQEHLPELHMHFQAQSFHTSMYASSWFLTIFLTSFPLPVATRIFDIFMCEGLEIVFRVGLAILQMNQTELIQLDMEGMLQHFQKVIPHQLDSGPDKVIQAAYQVKYNAKKMKKLEKDYTTIKTKEMEEQVEIKRLRTENRLLKQRIDTLEKESASLADRLIQGQVTRAQEAEENYLVKRELATVKQQSEEASAQLEQAKTTIRQLQQQQQPHAKGAPRYSEESVLQLERELVQARLKEAESQCALKEMQDKILDMEKRNTSLPDDTNVARLQEELIGVKLREAEALTGLKELRQQVRDLEEHWQRHLARTAGRWKDSPRKNTVSELQDELMSVRLREAEAQAELRETRQRMLELETQNQIHSNQLRRAEQESRCLQECVQTLTLQNKDLHVQLQEIKRRQAEIECKSKEEVMAVRLREADNIAAMAELQQQISELEIQKEEGKVQGQLNHTDSSQYISDLKDQIKELKQEICCLKAQRGLANQPAFDGIHIVNHYAGDDGSYQSSDEDGVKVPNLQDTQQRSGGRIRLRPNLGDTDSEEEEEDEEALRLSVPQSGSQKSTTV; this is encoded by the exons GTGGCGACAGACAAGGTTGCTGGAAAGCTGAGTTCTACTCTCTCATGGGTGAAGAACTCGGTGTCCCACACGGTCAGTCAGATGGCTAGCCAGGTGGCCACGCCCACGTCCCTGCAGACCACTACCACCTCCTCTTCTACGTCTCTGTCCTCGCCTGCCCTCTCCCCATCCTCGCCGGCGCAGCTCAGTCCAGACGATGTGGAGCTGCTTGCCAAGCTGGAGGAGCAGAACAG GCTGCTGGAGACAGACAGCAAGTCGCTGCGCTCCATGAATGGCTCCAGACGAAACAGTGGCTCCTCCCTGGTGTCcagctcctctgcctcctccaacCTCTCCCACCTCGAGGAGGACTCTTGGATCCTGTGGGGACGAATCGTCAATGAGTGGGAGGATGTACGcaagaagaaggagaagcagCTCAAG gaTCTCGTCAGAAAAGGGATTCCTCACCACTTTCGGGCAATCGTGTGGCAGCTGTTGTGTAATGCCCAGAATATGCCCATCAAGGATCAGTACTCGGAGCTCCTGAAGATGACGTCGCCCTGCGAGAAGCTGATTCGCAGAGACATCGCCCGCACTTATCCCGAACACGAATTCTTCAAGGAGAAAGACAGCTTGGGCCAGGAAGTGCTCTTCAATGTCATGAAG GCATACTCTCTGGTTGACCGGGAGGTTGGCTATTGTCAAGGGAGTGCGTTCATTGTTGGACTGCTCCTCATGCAG ATGCCAGAAGAGgaggctttctgtgtgtttgtgaagttgATGCAAGACTACAGATTACGAGAGCTCTTCAAACCCAGTATGGCTGAGCTGGGACTCTGCATGTACCAGTTTGAGTCCATGATCCAG GAGCACCTCCCAGAGCTGCACATGCATTTCCAGGCTCAGAGCTTTCACACTTCCATGTATGCCTCCTCCTGGTTCCTCACCATCTTCCTCACCTCCTTCCCTCTGCCCGTCGCCACGAGGATCTTTGACATCTTCATGTGTGAG GGTCTGGAGATAGTTTTCCGTGTGGGACTGGCCATCCTTCAGATGAACCAGACCGAACTCATCCAGCTTGACATGGAGGGAATGTTACAG CACTTTCAGAAGGTCATCCCACACCAGCTCGACAGTGGACCAGATAAGGTCATCCAAGCTGCTTATCAAGTTAAATACAATGCCAAGAAGATGAAAAA GTTAGAAAAAGATTACACTACAATCAAAACTAAAGAGATGGAGGAGCAGGTGGAAATAAAG CGGCTGCGCACAGAGAACAGGCTCCTGAAGCAGAGGATAGACACACTAGAGAAA GAAAGTGCTTCCTTGGCAGATAGATTGATCCAG GGACAAGTGACTCGAgctcaggaggcagaggagaactACCTGGTCAAGCGGGAGCTGGCCACAGTCAAACAGCAGAGCGAGGAGGCCAGTGCTCAGCTGGAGCAGGCCAAGACAACCATCAggcagctccagcagcagcagcagccgcatGCG aagggAGCCCCTCGGTACTCTGAGGAGTCCGTCCTGCAGCTGGAGAGAGAGCTCGTGCAGGCCAGGCTGAAGGAGGCGGAGTCTCAGTGTGCTCTCAAGGAGATGCAAGACAAGATCCTGGATATGGAAAAG AGGAACACATCGCTGCCAGATGACACCAACGTGGCACGTCTTCAAGAGGAGCTGATAGGGGTGAAGCTGAGAGAGGCGGAGGCTCTGACCGGCCTGAAAGAGTTGAGACAGCAGGTCAGAGACCTGGAGGAGCACTGGCAG CGTCACTTGGCACGCACTGCTGGTCGCTGGAAGGACAGCCCCAGGAAAAACACAGTGAGCGAGCTGCAGGACGAGCTGATGAGCGTGAGGCTGCGTGAGGCCGAGGCACAGGCAGAGCTGCGAGAGACACGGCAGAGGATGCTGGAGCTGGAGACACAG AATCAGATTCACAGTAACCAGCTGCGACGGGCGGAACAGGAGAGTCGCTGTCTTCAGGAGTGCGTGCAAACATTGACGCTGCAAAATAAAGACCTGCATGTGCAACTGCAAGAGATCAAGCGGAGACAAGCTGAGATTGAATGCAAG agtAAAGAAGAGGTGATGGCAGTGAGGCTGCGGGAGGCCGACAACATTGCTGCTATGGCTGAACTCCAGCAGCAGATCTCAGAGCTTGAGATTCAG AAAGAAGAAGGAAAGGTCCAGGGCCAGCTGAACCACACAGACTCAAGCCAGTACATCAGCGACCTCAAAGACCAGATAAAGGAACTCAAACAGGAG ATTTGCTGCTTAAAAGCACAGAGGGGCTTGGCCAATCAGCCCGCTTTTGATGGGATCCACATCGTCAATCACTATGCGGGGGATGATGGGTCTTACCAGTCTTCAGACGAGGATGGAGTCAAGGTCCCGAACCTCCAGGACACCCAGCAGAGGAGCGGTGGCCGTATCAGACTGCGCCCCAACCTCGGGGACACcgacagtgaggaggaggaggaggatgaggaggccCTGCGACTCTCCGTACCTCAGAGCGGCAGTCAAAAGTCCACCACGGTGTGA
- the evi5b gene encoding ecotropic viral integration site 5 protein homolog isoform X2 translates to MVFFDSVVGAVTAVFEPPVCSNGSNFSLSNEPQVATDKVAGKLSSTLSWVKNSVSHTVSQMASQVATPTSLQTTTTSSSTSLSSPALSPSSPAQLSPDDVELLAKLEEQNRLLETDSKSLRSMNGSRRNSGSSLVSSSSASSNLSHLEEDSWILWGRIVNEWEDVRKKKEKQLKDLVRKGIPHHFRAIVWQLLCNAQNMPIKDQYSELLKMTSPCEKLIRRDIARTYPEHEFFKEKDSLGQEVLFNVMKAYSLVDREVGYCQGSAFIVGLLLMQMPEEEAFCVFVKLMQDYRLRELFKPSMAELGLCMYQFESMIQEHLPELHMHFQAQSFHTSMYASSWFLTIFLTSFPLPVATRIFDIFMCEGLEIVFRVGLAILQMNQTELIQLDMEGMLQHFQKVIPHQLDSGPDKVIQAAYQVKYNAKKMKKLEKDYTTIKTKEMEEQVEIKRLRTENRLLKQRIDTLEKESASLADRLIQKGAPRYSEESVLQLERELVQARLKEAESQCALKEMQDKILDMEKRNTSLPDDTNVARLQEELIGVKLREAEALTGLKELRQQVRDLEEHWQRHLARTAGRWKDSPRKNTVSELQDELMSVRLREAEAQAELRETRQRMLELETQNQIHSNQLRRAEQESRCLQECVQTLTLQNKDLHVQLQEIKRRQAEIECKSKEEVMAVRLREADNIAAMAELQQQISELEIQKEEGKVQGQLNHTDSSQYISDLKDQIKELKQEICCLKAQRGLANQPAFDGIHIVNHYAGDDGSYQSSDEDGVKVPNLQDTQQRSGGRIRLRPNLGDTDSEEEEEDEEALRLSVPQSGSQKSTTV, encoded by the exons GTGGCGACAGACAAGGTTGCTGGAAAGCTGAGTTCTACTCTCTCATGGGTGAAGAACTCGGTGTCCCACACGGTCAGTCAGATGGCTAGCCAGGTGGCCACGCCCACGTCCCTGCAGACCACTACCACCTCCTCTTCTACGTCTCTGTCCTCGCCTGCCCTCTCCCCATCCTCGCCGGCGCAGCTCAGTCCAGACGATGTGGAGCTGCTTGCCAAGCTGGAGGAGCAGAACAG GCTGCTGGAGACAGACAGCAAGTCGCTGCGCTCCATGAATGGCTCCAGACGAAACAGTGGCTCCTCCCTGGTGTCcagctcctctgcctcctccaacCTCTCCCACCTCGAGGAGGACTCTTGGATCCTGTGGGGACGAATCGTCAATGAGTGGGAGGATGTACGcaagaagaaggagaagcagCTCAAG gaTCTCGTCAGAAAAGGGATTCCTCACCACTTTCGGGCAATCGTGTGGCAGCTGTTGTGTAATGCCCAGAATATGCCCATCAAGGATCAGTACTCGGAGCTCCTGAAGATGACGTCGCCCTGCGAGAAGCTGATTCGCAGAGACATCGCCCGCACTTATCCCGAACACGAATTCTTCAAGGAGAAAGACAGCTTGGGCCAGGAAGTGCTCTTCAATGTCATGAAG GCATACTCTCTGGTTGACCGGGAGGTTGGCTATTGTCAAGGGAGTGCGTTCATTGTTGGACTGCTCCTCATGCAG ATGCCAGAAGAGgaggctttctgtgtgtttgtgaagttgATGCAAGACTACAGATTACGAGAGCTCTTCAAACCCAGTATGGCTGAGCTGGGACTCTGCATGTACCAGTTTGAGTCCATGATCCAG GAGCACCTCCCAGAGCTGCACATGCATTTCCAGGCTCAGAGCTTTCACACTTCCATGTATGCCTCCTCCTGGTTCCTCACCATCTTCCTCACCTCCTTCCCTCTGCCCGTCGCCACGAGGATCTTTGACATCTTCATGTGTGAG GGTCTGGAGATAGTTTTCCGTGTGGGACTGGCCATCCTTCAGATGAACCAGACCGAACTCATCCAGCTTGACATGGAGGGAATGTTACAG CACTTTCAGAAGGTCATCCCACACCAGCTCGACAGTGGACCAGATAAGGTCATCCAAGCTGCTTATCAAGTTAAATACAATGCCAAGAAGATGAAAAA GTTAGAAAAAGATTACACTACAATCAAAACTAAAGAGATGGAGGAGCAGGTGGAAATAAAG CGGCTGCGCACAGAGAACAGGCTCCTGAAGCAGAGGATAGACACACTAGAGAAA GAAAGTGCTTCCTTGGCAGATAGATTGATCCAG aagggAGCCCCTCGGTACTCTGAGGAGTCCGTCCTGCAGCTGGAGAGAGAGCTCGTGCAGGCCAGGCTGAAGGAGGCGGAGTCTCAGTGTGCTCTCAAGGAGATGCAAGACAAGATCCTGGATATGGAAAAG AGGAACACATCGCTGCCAGATGACACCAACGTGGCACGTCTTCAAGAGGAGCTGATAGGGGTGAAGCTGAGAGAGGCGGAGGCTCTGACCGGCCTGAAAGAGTTGAGACAGCAGGTCAGAGACCTGGAGGAGCACTGGCAG CGTCACTTGGCACGCACTGCTGGTCGCTGGAAGGACAGCCCCAGGAAAAACACAGTGAGCGAGCTGCAGGACGAGCTGATGAGCGTGAGGCTGCGTGAGGCCGAGGCACAGGCAGAGCTGCGAGAGACACGGCAGAGGATGCTGGAGCTGGAGACACAG AATCAGATTCACAGTAACCAGCTGCGACGGGCGGAACAGGAGAGTCGCTGTCTTCAGGAGTGCGTGCAAACATTGACGCTGCAAAATAAAGACCTGCATGTGCAACTGCAAGAGATCAAGCGGAGACAAGCTGAGATTGAATGCAAG agtAAAGAAGAGGTGATGGCAGTGAGGCTGCGGGAGGCCGACAACATTGCTGCTATGGCTGAACTCCAGCAGCAGATCTCAGAGCTTGAGATTCAG AAAGAAGAAGGAAAGGTCCAGGGCCAGCTGAACCACACAGACTCAAGCCAGTACATCAGCGACCTCAAAGACCAGATAAAGGAACTCAAACAGGAG ATTTGCTGCTTAAAAGCACAGAGGGGCTTGGCCAATCAGCCCGCTTTTGATGGGATCCACATCGTCAATCACTATGCGGGGGATGATGGGTCTTACCAGTCTTCAGACGAGGATGGAGTCAAGGTCCCGAACCTCCAGGACACCCAGCAGAGGAGCGGTGGCCGTATCAGACTGCGCCCCAACCTCGGGGACACcgacagtgaggaggaggaggaggatgaggaggccCTGCGACTCTCCGTACCTCAGAGCGGCAGTCAAAAGTCCACCACGGTGTGA
- the evi5b gene encoding ecotropic viral integration site 5 protein homolog isoform X4, whose translation MVFFDSVVGAVTAVFEPPVCSNGSNFSLSNEPQVATDKVAGKLSSTLSWVKNSVSHTVSQMASQVATPTSLQTTTTSSSTSLSSPALSPSSPAQLSPDDVELLAKLEEQNRLLETDSKSLRSMNGSRRNSGSSLVSSSSASSNLSHLEEDSWILWGRIVNEWEDVRKKKEKQLKDLVRKGIPHHFRAIVWQLLCNAQNMPIKDQYSELLKMTSPCEKLIRRDIARTYPEHEFFKEKDSLGQEVLFNVMKAYSLVDREVGYCQGSAFIVGLLLMQMPEEEAFCVFVKLMQDYRLRELFKPSMAELGLCMYQFESMIQEHLPELHMHFQAQSFHTSMYASSWFLTIFLTSFPLPVATRIFDIFMCEGLEIVFRVGLAILQMNQTELIQLDMEGMLQHFQKVIPHQLDSGPDKVIQAAYQVKYNAKKMKKLEKDYTTIKTKEMEEQVEIKRLRTENRLLKQRIDTLEKKGAPRYSEESVLQLERELVQARLKEAESQCALKEMQDKILDMEKRNTSLPDDTNVARLQEELIGVKLREAEALTGLKELRQQVRDLEEHWQRHLARTAGRWKDSPRKNTVSELQDELMSVRLREAEAQAELRETRQRMLELETQNQIHSNQLRRAEQESRCLQECVQTLTLQNKDLHVQLQEIKRRQAEIECKSKEEVMAVRLREADNIAAMAELQQQISELEIQKEEGKVQGQLNHTDSSQYISDLKDQIKELKQEICCLKAQRGLANQPAFDGIHIVNHYAGDDGSYQSSDEDGVKVPNLQDTQQRSGGRIRLRPNLGDTDSEEEEEDEEALRLSVPQSGSQKSTTV comes from the exons GTGGCGACAGACAAGGTTGCTGGAAAGCTGAGTTCTACTCTCTCATGGGTGAAGAACTCGGTGTCCCACACGGTCAGTCAGATGGCTAGCCAGGTGGCCACGCCCACGTCCCTGCAGACCACTACCACCTCCTCTTCTACGTCTCTGTCCTCGCCTGCCCTCTCCCCATCCTCGCCGGCGCAGCTCAGTCCAGACGATGTGGAGCTGCTTGCCAAGCTGGAGGAGCAGAACAG GCTGCTGGAGACAGACAGCAAGTCGCTGCGCTCCATGAATGGCTCCAGACGAAACAGTGGCTCCTCCCTGGTGTCcagctcctctgcctcctccaacCTCTCCCACCTCGAGGAGGACTCTTGGATCCTGTGGGGACGAATCGTCAATGAGTGGGAGGATGTACGcaagaagaaggagaagcagCTCAAG gaTCTCGTCAGAAAAGGGATTCCTCACCACTTTCGGGCAATCGTGTGGCAGCTGTTGTGTAATGCCCAGAATATGCCCATCAAGGATCAGTACTCGGAGCTCCTGAAGATGACGTCGCCCTGCGAGAAGCTGATTCGCAGAGACATCGCCCGCACTTATCCCGAACACGAATTCTTCAAGGAGAAAGACAGCTTGGGCCAGGAAGTGCTCTTCAATGTCATGAAG GCATACTCTCTGGTTGACCGGGAGGTTGGCTATTGTCAAGGGAGTGCGTTCATTGTTGGACTGCTCCTCATGCAG ATGCCAGAAGAGgaggctttctgtgtgtttgtgaagttgATGCAAGACTACAGATTACGAGAGCTCTTCAAACCCAGTATGGCTGAGCTGGGACTCTGCATGTACCAGTTTGAGTCCATGATCCAG GAGCACCTCCCAGAGCTGCACATGCATTTCCAGGCTCAGAGCTTTCACACTTCCATGTATGCCTCCTCCTGGTTCCTCACCATCTTCCTCACCTCCTTCCCTCTGCCCGTCGCCACGAGGATCTTTGACATCTTCATGTGTGAG GGTCTGGAGATAGTTTTCCGTGTGGGACTGGCCATCCTTCAGATGAACCAGACCGAACTCATCCAGCTTGACATGGAGGGAATGTTACAG CACTTTCAGAAGGTCATCCCACACCAGCTCGACAGTGGACCAGATAAGGTCATCCAAGCTGCTTATCAAGTTAAATACAATGCCAAGAAGATGAAAAA GTTAGAAAAAGATTACACTACAATCAAAACTAAAGAGATGGAGGAGCAGGTGGAAATAAAG CGGCTGCGCACAGAGAACAGGCTCCTGAAGCAGAGGATAGACACACTAGAGAAA aagggAGCCCCTCGGTACTCTGAGGAGTCCGTCCTGCAGCTGGAGAGAGAGCTCGTGCAGGCCAGGCTGAAGGAGGCGGAGTCTCAGTGTGCTCTCAAGGAGATGCAAGACAAGATCCTGGATATGGAAAAG AGGAACACATCGCTGCCAGATGACACCAACGTGGCACGTCTTCAAGAGGAGCTGATAGGGGTGAAGCTGAGAGAGGCGGAGGCTCTGACCGGCCTGAAAGAGTTGAGACAGCAGGTCAGAGACCTGGAGGAGCACTGGCAG CGTCACTTGGCACGCACTGCTGGTCGCTGGAAGGACAGCCCCAGGAAAAACACAGTGAGCGAGCTGCAGGACGAGCTGATGAGCGTGAGGCTGCGTGAGGCCGAGGCACAGGCAGAGCTGCGAGAGACACGGCAGAGGATGCTGGAGCTGGAGACACAG AATCAGATTCACAGTAACCAGCTGCGACGGGCGGAACAGGAGAGTCGCTGTCTTCAGGAGTGCGTGCAAACATTGACGCTGCAAAATAAAGACCTGCATGTGCAACTGCAAGAGATCAAGCGGAGACAAGCTGAGATTGAATGCAAG agtAAAGAAGAGGTGATGGCAGTGAGGCTGCGGGAGGCCGACAACATTGCTGCTATGGCTGAACTCCAGCAGCAGATCTCAGAGCTTGAGATTCAG AAAGAAGAAGGAAAGGTCCAGGGCCAGCTGAACCACACAGACTCAAGCCAGTACATCAGCGACCTCAAAGACCAGATAAAGGAACTCAAACAGGAG ATTTGCTGCTTAAAAGCACAGAGGGGCTTGGCCAATCAGCCCGCTTTTGATGGGATCCACATCGTCAATCACTATGCGGGGGATGATGGGTCTTACCAGTCTTCAGACGAGGATGGAGTCAAGGTCCCGAACCTCCAGGACACCCAGCAGAGGAGCGGTGGCCGTATCAGACTGCGCCCCAACCTCGGGGACACcgacagtgaggaggaggaggaggatgaggaggccCTGCGACTCTCCGTACCTCAGAGCGGCAGTCAAAAGTCCACCACGGTGTGA